A section of the Lineus longissimus chromosome 1, tnLinLong1.2, whole genome shotgun sequence genome encodes:
- the LOC135497205 gene encoding uncharacterized protein LOC135497205: protein MESLQDKELVIGGDGRCDSMGHSAKFGSYVFMELDINKLLSIELVQSNEAPKQASTNMELVGIKRSAPFFKDYSIKAVITDRHRSLAKWIKESWKVTHYFDCWHVVKGLCKKMEKLAKKKGMESIRDWIKSIKYHLYWCVMSSPEGDREMIKKKWLACVDHIQNKHKNCVHGRLKGKRRKWLKKRTEVCDELVDLLTKKMLLNDISKMSALGQTSGVEAYHSVLNHFAPKMIKFSHSGMYSSVLLLSIIMRMLVDLRL from the exons ATGGAATCCCTGCAGGACAAGGAATTGGTGATAGGAGGAGACGGACGGTGCGACTCCATGGGGCATAGTGCCAAATTTGGCAGTTACGTTTTTATGGAGCTTGACATCAACAAACTGTTGTCAATTGAGTTAGTACAG AGTAATGAGGCACCAAAGCAAGCCAGCACCAACATGGAGCTCGTTGGGATAAAAAGGAGTGCCCCCTTTTTCAAGGATTACAGTATAAAGGCAGTGATAACAGACCGGCACAGATCATTGGCCAAGTGGATCAAGGAGAGTTGGAAAGTGACCCATTACTTTGATTGTTGGCATGTCGTCAAAG GTCTATGCAAGAAGATGGAGAAACTGGCCAAGAAGAAGGGGATGGAATCCATCAGAGACTGGATCAAAAGCATCAAATACCACCTCTACTGGTGCGTGATGTCCTCCCCTGAAGGTGACAGAGAGATGATTAAAAAGAAGTGGCTGGCATGTGTAGACCACATCCAAAATAAGCACAAGAACTGTGTGCATGGGCGGCTGAAGGGTAAACGAAGGAAATGGTTGAAAAAGA GAACAGAAGTGTGCGACGAGCTTGTCGATCTCTTGACGAAGAAAATGCTGCTGAATGACATCAGCAAAATGTCAGCCTTGGGACAGACCAGTGGAGTAGAAGCATACCACAGTGTTCTGAACCACTTTGCCCCGAAGATGATTAAATTCTCGCACAGCGGAATGTATA GCTCCGTCTTGCTGCTCTCCATTATAATGAGAATGCTGGTAGACCTCAGGCTATAA